DNA from bacterium:
TCAGAAGTGTCGCCGCGAAATCCTATTCATGTCCGCATGGCTCCTGTTTCTATATGTAATTTTTATTTTTGGAAATATCCAAAGAACGCGATACTTTTTGCCCGCGTACCCCCATCTCGCCATCCTCGTTTCCATGCTTCTATGTGCAGGCTTCCGTAACCGGGCTACCAGGCCGAAACTGAAACTCGCTTTCCTCTCGTTCTGCTGGGCTATATTCGCACTTGGCATCGTGCTGCTGATCGGGGGATGCCTCATCCATTTCGGCTTACTGGCAGTTGGCGTGATTATTTCCAGTCTTTCGTTATTTCTGATAACCCGTTTTTCAAGATGGACGCCACCCTTTGTTATGGCAGGCTTCGGAGTTCTTATAATGGTATGTTCTACGATCTGGGACATCGGGGTGCGCCCCCATTTCTTTGTTTCAGCCGCCCCGGAAATTACCCGGAAGATATTGGCACTCTACCCCGCTGGCACACCCGTTGCCATGATAGGGGTCTCCTTGAATTACGAGAGCCAAGTGCGGGTTCTCTCCGGGGGCCGGGTGAGCCCCTCCGCTCTACCTGAAACATCCACTCAGGAAGAGATTGCCAAGTTTCCCCTTCTGGTTTGTCCTAAACAAGATTTCGAGGAAGGGAAGCGGGGCAAAGGGATGATTGTGGGGCAAGCGCACGGGGTCGGCGGCTGGCGTGTAAAGGATTTCAGATCACTCCTGACAACTCACAAAAAGGATGCGGTGTGGTCCTCGCGCCGCCAGGAATACTATCTCGTCAGGCCGGAATGCCTCTCTGCGCCAACCGCTCAATAGAGTTTCACAAGTGTCGGCAAGATGCCGGCCCTGCGCAACGCCTCAGCCATCTGGATGATTCCCAGAATCCACATGAACCAGATTGCATCCATCAACGCATGCCGGAACTTGACGGGCGAAACGATATATTCTTCAGGTTCGACGATCTTCAGGCTGCGAGGCCAGAACCGGGGAACGCGGGCCATGTAAGCCTTGAAGGGCTCCCCGTGCAACGCGGCCAACTTAGCCTCCTCGTCCCGAATGACTTTCGGATAGAACAACGCGAACATGAGCGCTAATACAAAGGGAATGGCAAGCGTCTCGGTGGCAAATCCCAACCCGACCGCCCCGATGGAACTGAAAACGTACAGGGGATTTCTCGTTAACGAATAAGGCCCGCTGGTGACGAGGTGCTTCGTC
Protein-coding regions in this window:
- a CDS encoding isoprenylcysteine carboxylmethyltransferase family protein; protein product: MRYRIRTSRLVVWPLAVGIILAGSLWEAQVAFRGLLLLIGCVFVSIAAIGRLWCSQYICAYKTKHLVTSGPYSLTRNPLYVFSSIGAVGLGFATETLAIPFVLALMFALFYPKVIRDEEAKLAALHGEPFKAYMARVPRFWPRSLKIVEPEEYIVSPVKFRHALMDAIWFMWILGIIQMAEALRRAGILPTLVKLY